DNA from Nymphaea colorata isolate Beijing-Zhang1983 chromosome 4, ASM883128v2, whole genome shotgun sequence:
TGTTACCGAAAACAGTAAATTCTCacagaaaagcaaagaaagacaCAAAAGAACCTCCcaaagaaattttaaaactgTAAATCCCAAAACTTACTGAAAATGGCTGGATAGTGAAAAGCAAATCATTTCTGGAATTCTTTGGACAAGTTTCATCATTTCATTCTTATATCTCACAGAAGAATATAATCAATCAGAAGTGGAAGTATCCCATATGCAAGTTATGTGTGTATGTGATTTGGATGTGTTCCTGAGGGGAAAAAAACTTTAAAGGAGTGGAGACTTGAGCATAATAAGGAAAAAGTAATTGAAGTCACCATTACCAAGATAACAataggaaaacagaaaaaagatatAGCCGACCAAGAAGCATTTATATTTTATCAGACTTGATTAGGCTGCTGAATGGACATAACTTCCTGCTGTAAgctgaaaggaagaagacattGTAGTACCTTCAAGACAAATAGGGCAGACATTCTCTTCATCGTTAACCAAAGGAAAAAGTCCATCTAACTTGGAGTTCTTTTCATCCACTGGTGGTCCAGACAAAGGGTCATCTAAGATCTTGACATCTGATCTCTTCAGATCCTCACGCATTCCACTAAGAGTATCTTCAATTGGTTGAGCATTTGCTATTTGAACTGGAGATGTCTTATCAGATGTATCCACAGCATCATGTGGTATGTGTACAAGTCCTACATCTAGTGTTTCAGCTGATGGAAGTAACTGTATATTTGTTCCAAGATTTGTATCAACCAACACATCAGTAGATTCTACTGAGATTCCATGTAGTGAAAAAGGTTCATGATCCAAAGAAGCATGTGGGTACTGCATAAAGGTATTCAAACTTCAATCAAATTTCAAGTTAAGAATAAGCCAAATATGATGAACAAAAGTCAAGTGCCATGTCATAATACAtgggaaatttaaaaaaaaatcacatcacatgggtgtgggtgcagACAGATGTAGGTGGGGCATGGGTACAGCCGTCAgaacaatttcaaaaaactcAGGTGCTCTGCgggcatgtgtgtgtgcacaagcttttaagaaaagaaagaggtaaAAAAGACTGACAAAAtcaaagaatatgaaaaagttttaaaaggtTTGAAGAAAGCGATAAGATTGGACTCACTCAAAGTTGACAGTCCAAAATTAGCCAAAAGAGCACAAAGGGTGTTTTGCCACATTTGATGTGGCTCTGACCATGCAAGTCACATTAGTGTCCTGAAGTGTGGACAAGGGTCAGCCTGCCTTTTGAATGTGTCCATGTGATACAGCACAAAATCCTGCCCCATAACGGAATAGTACATGCACAGACACACTCCTCTCATACCACAAATTACAGCAACCGATAGCAATGGCGTTCCAAGATATATGTAGTTGCAAGGAAGAGACGATAGCCAACATCAGCAAAtagaataaaatcaaaatagctCCAGCAAAAGAAGGTAGCTCCTTGTTTACTGTCAAATCAAGTGGAATACTGAAGGGAATACAGCCCATGTTTTTCATACAAGTCTTTCCTTTACAAACTCACCATTATTCATTTCAGTAAATGAAAAAGGTGAACAGAAGAATATCTATAACCACAAAAAGGTGCACAGAATATTGCCTAAAATGCATTATAAATTACTgtggtttaattttttttagaacttAGTGCAtccaaaaggagaaaagaaccTTTAACGCACCCATTCCTCACTACATATATACGAGTCATGAACTATAATGTACGAAACAGACGTTTCGATTGCTGAGCTTGGTTCAGCTCGCATCTAAGCTCCTTCAAGCCTGGGACAGagccctttttctttctttttaattaatcttTCAAAAAGTGGGTTCCGTAAGGCATACACCCCACCTATCTACTCTGCTGCCTAAAAGCAAGAAACATTACTCGTATGGATGGACATGACTACCAGTGTTATGGACTCTCACGAATGAAAATTGCAGGACATAATTAACGACCCACACATGGCAGCTGATGGCTACACCTATGAGAAAGAAGCAATACCAGAATGGCTGAATAGTGGGCATAGTACTTCTCCCATCACCAATCTGCCGCTCAGCCATTCCAACCTCACACCAAATCTTGCTCTTAGGTCTGCAATCCGTCAATGGCATGACAGAATGtgaagaagattgaagaagaCTGTTGTTCTTATTCTGTTCTGGGCAACTATGGTATCGCTATATCATGTTGTTGGATAGTGGCGCCTTCACTCCAATACCttatcttctcttctctttcacACGTataggtaaacgatatagcCCGTCAGAAGCCAGACCAATctcaatcttcttctccctgtcaccaagtcctgcataacacagcgatcaacagaaaagataagttcgcaatttaactcTTTCGTGAtattgctaaccgacaagaggttcaagagaagatggggaacatgtagagcattgtggactaagaacttgtgcaaaagtgagagactccctttcccagtcacagagatagatgaaccatcggcaagaaaAACACGTTCTTTTCTTGACGAAAgtttatacccatgaaagaccttaggatcgccggtcatgtggtgagtagcgccactgtcgatgatccactctcccatacgggAACCTGCCATCACGTCAATAGAATACCAAGGAGTGGAGAGGGCGATACTGCCTGGCGAACAACTTTGAGGGCAACCGCAAGAGGGCAGATAGACGCACGAGACGTTGGGGCGACACAAGAGGCGATGTCGTGGATGATGCTCCAGAACAATGGGGCCAAAAACAGGAACTCCACCACAGCGGAAACGAGGGCTGAACAGAAACAACTCGCCGGGCGATGGAGTAATGTCGAGCGACGTTGAGAATCTCAGGCGATGCAgccggcggcggcggtggtggcagcagcggcagcaatagcgagagatagagaaattagggttggaacttcacaaacccaaaaaattttccaaactcgtcggctctgataccatgtagaaacacgaacacagagaaagaaaatacgaggaacacgatgtaacgtggaaaaaccctcaacaagaggaaaaaaaaccacggatgaggaggagctggttgcccactagccgccagactctctctctcttaagatttcatttcACATAAGGATTAaggttacacgacttaagtaatgcccaacaagggctacaagatggatcgggtatggatccggacccggtcccaagacccgtctaacatacttcaacacctTGATTTAATTGCCTAGATACTCAACATAATTTCCCGTTACAAATGATGTTTGGGattattttcttaagaaataaaatcatgatttttgaCCCATATAGATTTGATGCATTGTGAagcctctattttttttttttttttgctgttgaTATTCTTCTGTGCACATTCAAGTGGTGCACTCtattagtttttatttgttaaaata
Protein-coding regions in this window:
- the LOC116252824 gene encoding probable E3 ubiquitin-protein ligase RHB1A; translation: MQYPHASLDHEPFSLHGISVESTDVLVDTNLGTNIQLLPSAETLDVGLVHIPHDAVDTSDKTSPVQIANAQPIEDTLSGMREDLKRSDVKILDDPLSGPPVDEKNSKLDGLFPLVNDEENVCPICLEEYDKENPKVVSNCGHHFHLSCILEWMERSDSCAVCNQAMIFNEEDYF